One region of Flavobacterium pisciphilum genomic DNA includes:
- a CDS encoding DUF1700 domain-containing protein gives MRTEEIKFSQEASKRIYNDYMKRILKVTHTLSKADKQDIYMEFNSHIYEAIQHKKDANEIDTLLDVIEKLGVPEDVLKPLVADKKMEQATKTFNPIHVFKALLLNLTNGFSYILFFLLYLFLFGFVFLIVAKIINPTEVGFWYKDGSSFFLGMSNKANQIGLTELLGNAFIPVMIASIILFYILITLLLKFKKSINTN, from the coding sequence ATGAGAACAGAAGAAATAAAATTCAGTCAAGAGGCTTCAAAAAGAATCTATAATGATTATATGAAGCGTATTTTAAAAGTGACCCATACTCTTTCAAAAGCTGACAAACAGGATATTTATATGGAATTTAATAGCCATATTTATGAAGCCATTCAGCACAAAAAAGATGCAAATGAAATAGATACACTATTGGATGTAATAGAAAAACTTGGAGTTCCTGAAGACGTTTTAAAACCTCTTGTTGCTGACAAAAAAATGGAACAGGCAACCAAAACATTCAACCCTATCCATGTATTTAAAGCGCTACTATTAAACTTAACCAATGGGTTTTCTTATATACTCTTCTTCCTGTTATACCTTTTTTTATTTGGTTTTGTGTTTTTAATAGTTGCCAAAATAATAAATCCTACCGAAGTTGGATTCTGGTATAAGGATGGCTCATCTTTCTTTTTAGGAATGAGCAATAAAGCAAACCAAATAGGCTTAACAGAATTATTAGGTAATGCATTTATACCAGTTATGATAGCTTCTATCATACTATTTTACATCTTAATTACATTATTATTAAAATTCAAGAAATCAATCAATACTAACTAA
- a CDS encoding SCO family protein → MINQQIKELGSTTSTEDFILLIDSIKVTDQKFNNLLLVELLSERHPIYKDRSSIASSHMRGYLIEAFYNIGMPQKGLPYILEELETSFSPYIIAASAKAVRGIKEPHSGVAAFLNKSIYNIWQADAIVNYSSFLGPYNQNYNTTALKEIFESLKWLNGKAQYILPDLYHLETQLSEYLSSENNTLLTECIKVIEKATPSLDDCCTIPIEVYNQADTFFSSKSEIELGSIVLQDQDGNELGWNDYFKGKYTVLSFFYTKCHNPRKCIQTIYNLVNIQKKIIGNNQYSTVQTAAITYDPLYDTSSILKSYGNNRNYHFDKNNRMFRVTSGMESLIESLNIGVNYKGNDVNVHRIEVYIINPEGKIEKSFLRFQAEEKLIIGALNELITDKKPIQKEKKVSVINRISTVILPILIAFFPKCPMCWMAYLNLIGISGIVSIKHQPWLIYVFIGLAIINLINLYRLSKKRNGLLPFYLALFGTVMLGVNFWLNLSVLFVAVGLFLTLISALLNSLSFKLYHKFFHFINEKWITLKYA, encoded by the coding sequence ATGATTAATCAACAAATAAAAGAACTCGGTAGTACTACATCAACGGAAGACTTTATCCTATTGATTGATTCTATTAAAGTGACAGATCAAAAATTTAATAACTTGTTATTGGTGGAACTTTTATCAGAAAGACATCCTATTTATAAAGATAGAAGTTCAATAGCATCATCTCACATGCGTGGTTACCTTATTGAGGCATTCTACAATATTGGAATGCCTCAAAAAGGACTACCATATATCCTAGAAGAGCTAGAAACCTCATTTTCTCCTTATATAATTGCTGCTTCAGCAAAAGCAGTTAGAGGAATTAAAGAGCCACATTCGGGTGTAGCAGCTTTTTTGAACAAAAGTATTTACAACATTTGGCAAGCAGATGCAATTGTCAACTATTCCTCTTTTCTAGGGCCTTACAATCAGAACTACAATACAACTGCCTTAAAAGAAATTTTCGAAAGTTTAAAATGGCTAAACGGGAAAGCACAGTATATTTTGCCAGATTTATATCATTTAGAAACACAACTAAGTGAGTATCTCAGTTCTGAGAACAACACACTATTAACAGAGTGCATAAAAGTTATAGAAAAGGCTACTCCTTCATTAGATGATTGCTGCACTATACCAATTGAAGTATATAATCAAGCAGATACTTTCTTTTCTTCAAAATCAGAAATTGAATTAGGGAGCATTGTATTGCAAGATCAAGATGGTAATGAATTAGGGTGGAATGATTATTTCAAAGGAAAATATACAGTCTTGTCTTTTTTTTATACCAAATGTCATAACCCGCGTAAGTGCATTCAAACCATATACAACTTGGTTAATATTCAAAAGAAAATCATTGGAAACAATCAGTATAGTACTGTTCAGACAGCCGCAATAACCTATGATCCATTATACGATACGAGTTCTATATTAAAATCATATGGGAATAATCGAAACTATCATTTCGATAAAAATAATAGAATGTTCAGAGTTACATCTGGCATGGAGTCTTTGATTGAAAGTTTAAACATAGGAGTAAATTATAAAGGAAACGATGTTAATGTTCACAGAATCGAGGTGTACATTATCAATCCTGAAGGCAAAATAGAAAAATCATTCCTTAGGTTTCAAGCAGAGGAAAAATTAATAATTGGAGCTTTAAATGAGTTAATCACAGATAAAAAACCTATTCAAAAAGAGAAAAAGGTATCTGTAATAAACCGAATTTCAACAGTAATACTGCCCATTTTAATTGCCTTTTTTCCTAAGTGTCCGATGTGTTGGATGGCATATCTCAATTTAATTGGAATCAGTGGTATTGTTTCTATCAAGCATCAACCTTGGCTCATTTATGTATTCATAGGTTTAGCTATTATTAATTTAATTAATCTTTATAGATTATCTAAAAAAAGAAACGGTCTACTTCCTTTCTATTTAGCGCTTTTCGGAACTGTTATGCTGGGTGTGAATTTTTGGCTAAACCTGAGTGTACTATTTGTGGCAGTAGGATTGTTTTTAACACTCATTTCCGCCTTATTAAACAGTTTAAGTTTTAAACTATATCATAAATTTTTTCACTTTATAAATGAAAAATGGATAACATTAAAATATGCCTAG
- a CDS encoding DUF6642 family protein, with protein sequence MDYDKFIFCLEAVADVEIDKTTEVIKNLEELAFDQGISSIHKTCDTIEGLEDSLNALLYDDHNFKDYEIIYLVMPGEGNSVCLNDYYYSLEEIAEIFEGKMKGKILHFANAKILDLSEEEAQYFLDITGARAISGYGAPLKKITSSSTLDKAFFSLCQDEDDIIEIVEELHQKHYDLCKHLDFRLYY encoded by the coding sequence ATGGATTATGATAAATTTATTTTCTGCCTCGAAGCTGTTGCCGATGTAGAAATAGACAAGACTACAGAAGTTATTAAAAACTTAGAAGAATTAGCTTTTGATCAAGGTATTTCGAGTATTCATAAAACTTGTGACACAATCGAGGGCTTAGAGGACAGCTTAAACGCATTACTTTACGATGACCACAACTTTAAAGATTATGAAATAATATATTTGGTAATGCCAGGCGAAGGAAATAGTGTTTGTCTTAATGATTATTACTATAGCTTAGAAGAAATCGCCGAAATTTTTGAAGGCAAAATGAAAGGCAAAATTTTACATTTTGCCAATGCAAAAATATTAGATTTAAGCGAGGAGGAAGCACAATACTTTCTTGATATCACTGGGGCACGTGCCATTTCAGGTTATGGAGCTCCACTTAAAAAAATAACAAGTAGTAGTACGCTTGATAAAGCTTTTTTTAGCCTATGCCAAGATGAAGATGATATAATTGAAATTGTGGAGGAATTACACCAAAAACACTACGATCTTTGTAAGCACCTCGATTTTAGATTGTATTATTAG
- a CDS encoding DUF2314 domain-containing protein yields MTNQEIFFAKGDSPKMIEAFKNAQETFKFFWRELSWESRRIVPALTVACVKVAFSQNINENPTIEHMWINDIDFDGEQIRGVLINHPNELTNIKNGDDVAIPLNQISDWLFAIQGSSPKGLSKLFSSPQPKTYGGFTIQAIRSEMTNQERKDHDKAWGLDFGDFNEVLLVNEQKEKPENLIEHPMSINMKEKFQDFLNQNPNEIAYQDEDGFSLLHRETIAGNLTSVALLLESGVNKDMKTNQGKTALDIAKQLKWEHLIPVLSN; encoded by the coding sequence ATGACGAACCAAGAAATATTCTTCGCCAAAGGAGATAGCCCAAAAATGATCGAAGCTTTTAAAAATGCACAAGAAACTTTTAAGTTTTTTTGGAGAGAATTATCTTGGGAATCTAGAAGAATTGTTCCTGCATTAACAGTAGCATGTGTGAAGGTTGCATTCTCACAAAATATAAATGAAAATCCAACCATCGAACATATGTGGATTAACGATATTGACTTTGATGGTGAACAAATAAGAGGCGTTTTAATTAACCATCCTAATGAGTTAACAAATATTAAAAATGGAGATGATGTTGCAATTCCTTTAAATCAAATTAGCGATTGGTTATTTGCAATACAAGGCAGCTCACCTAAAGGGCTTTCAAAACTTTTTTCTTCGCCTCAGCCTAAAACTTATGGCGGATTTACGATTCAAGCAATACGCTCTGAGATGACTAATCAGGAAAGAAAAGATCATGATAAAGCTTGGGGATTGGATTTTGGAGATTTTAATGAAGTGCTTCTCGTTAACGAACAAAAAGAAAAACCTGAGAACCTTATAGAACATCCTATGAGTATAAACATGAAGGAAAAATTCCAAGATTTCTTAAATCAGAATCCTAATGAAATCGCGTACCAAGATGAGGATGGATTCTCTTTGTTGCATAGAGAAACAATTGCAGGAAATCTGACTTCTGTAGCCCTTTTATTAGAGTCTGGAGTAAATAAAGACATGAAAACTAACCAAGGTAAAACAGCATTAGATATTGCAAAACAACTAAAATGGGAGCATCTTATCCCTGTACTTAGTAATTAA
- a CDS encoding NADase-type glycan-binding domain-containing protein has product MKGITTFLLLLIVSSFYGQNSEKNIYPKEIRKVDLSTKTDNEIKRQTVLLEKSKLTTAEQKELDALLEKYGEVVESMWDVIDGGCSWYCAGGNYKVRASSYLNSDKSTNYEAKNANDLSYQTAWVEGKTDEGIGEYLEYYFLNKSPRITQIIISNGYVKSESVWKNNNRVKKLRLSTNGKVFGILNLEDTKNDQIFEVGTLGHNKNGTDLILKIEIIEVYKGDKFNDTAITEIYFNGIDVH; this is encoded by the coding sequence ATGAAAGGCATAACTACATTTTTATTACTATTAATTGTGAGTTCTTTTTATGGACAAAATTCTGAAAAGAATATATATCCTAAGGAAATTCGAAAAGTTGATTTGAGTACAAAAACCGATAATGAAATAAAACGTCAAACTGTGCTTTTAGAAAAAAGCAAGTTGACAACTGCTGAACAAAAAGAACTGGATGCCTTATTAGAAAAATATGGTGAAGTTGTCGAAAGTATGTGGGATGTTATAGATGGTGGTTGTAGTTGGTATTGTGCTGGTGGGAATTATAAAGTAAGAGCATCTTCATACTTAAACTCCGACAAAAGCACCAATTACGAAGCTAAAAATGCTAACGATCTAAGTTATCAAACAGCTTGGGTTGAAGGAAAGACTGACGAAGGAATTGGTGAATATTTAGAATATTATTTTTTAAATAAAAGCCCCAGAATTACACAAATTATAATTTCGAATGGATATGTCAAATCAGAAAGTGTATGGAAGAATAATAACAGAGTTAAAAAGCTGCGATTAAGCACTAACGGAAAGGTATTTGGTATTCTAAATTTAGAAGATACCAAAAATGATCAAATATTCGAAGTTGGTACTCTTGGGCATAACAAAAATGGAACTGATTTAATTTTAAAAATTGAAATTATTGAAGTTTACAAAGGAGATAAATTTAACGATACTGCTATAACTGAAATCTACTTTAATGGAATTGATGTACACTAA
- a CDS encoding PadR family transcriptional regulator gives MNETFVTNWKSQVKKGTLTFIILNVLKENEFYGYELIEQIKKHTEIEIAEGTLYPLMNRLKTENLVDAKWVEQETGIPRKYYSLTPIGIKTLSHMNEYWKNLENAIQKIIK, from the coding sequence ATGAATGAAACTTTTGTTACAAACTGGAAATCACAGGTTAAGAAAGGGACGCTTACTTTTATTATCCTTAACGTTCTTAAAGAAAACGAATTTTACGGTTATGAACTTATCGAACAAATTAAGAAACATACCGAAATAGAAATTGCAGAGGGAACTTTGTATCCGCTAATGAATAGACTAAAAACGGAAAATTTAGTTGATGCAAAATGGGTTGAGCAAGAAACTGGAATTCCTCGAAAATATTATTCTTTGACTCCAATCGGGATAAAGACCCTAAGTCACATGAATGAATATTGGAAAAATTTAGAAAATGCTATTCAAAAAATAATCAAATGA
- the abc-f gene encoding ribosomal protection-like ABC-F family protein codes for MLILQNITYMHPNRDLLFDNITFTVNNNEKIALIGNNGTGKSTLLKIIASELKPSKGQLINGTEPYYIPQIFGQYNHLTIAEALRINEKLTALKEILEGNVSENNLNLLNDDWSIEERCDTALKYWQLTDLDLSQRMETLSGGQKTKVFLAGIFIHQPELILLDEPSNHLDTAARQKLYDFIHSTSSTLIVVSHDRNLLNLLNTVFELNKGGVSVYGGNYIFYAEQKRIEKNALNQDLQSKEKALRKAKEKERETLERQQKLDARGKKKQEKAGVARIMINTLRNSAENSTSKIKGMHSEKIDGISKELQELRSVLPRIDKMKFEFDNSDLHNGKILFNAMGINYSYGNQFLWLENLNIKITSGERIALKGLNGSGKTTLIKIILGNLEPKVGTIFRSDTRSVYIDQDYLLIDNELLVYQQAQQFNGAELQEHEVKMRLNRFLFTKEDWDKPCNVLSGGEKMRLILCCLTISNQSPDIIILDEPTNNLDIQNIEILTTTINEYKGTLIAISHDEYFLEQINIERAILL; via the coding sequence ATGCTCATTCTACAAAACATCACATATATGCATCCCAACAGGGATCTGTTATTTGACAACATTACTTTTACAGTCAATAACAATGAAAAAATAGCCTTAATAGGTAATAATGGTACAGGAAAATCAACCTTGCTTAAAATTATTGCAAGTGAATTAAAACCTTCAAAAGGACAACTAATTAATGGCACTGAACCTTATTATATACCTCAGATATTTGGACAATACAATCACCTTACAATTGCTGAAGCATTACGAATTAATGAAAAACTAACTGCACTTAAAGAAATTCTTGAGGGAAATGTATCCGAGAATAATCTGAACTTACTAAATGATGATTGGTCAATTGAAGAACGTTGCGATACTGCCTTAAAATATTGGCAATTGACTGACTTAGACTTATCGCAAAGAATGGAAACACTAAGCGGTGGACAAAAAACGAAAGTTTTCCTTGCGGGTATTTTTATTCATCAACCAGAATTAATTCTTTTGGATGAACCCAGTAATCATTTAGATACTGCAGCTAGACAAAAATTATATGATTTTATTCATTCAACATCAAGTACATTGATTGTTGTGAGTCATGACAGAAATTTGCTAAATCTTTTAAATACCGTTTTTGAATTAAATAAAGGTGGTGTTAGTGTTTATGGTGGTAATTATATTTTTTATGCTGAACAAAAACGGATTGAAAAGAATGCTTTAAATCAGGATTTGCAGAGCAAAGAAAAAGCTCTGCGAAAAGCAAAAGAAAAAGAACGCGAAACACTAGAACGTCAGCAAAAACTGGATGCAAGAGGCAAAAAGAAGCAGGAAAAAGCTGGAGTTGCCCGAATAATGATTAATACCTTAAGAAATAGCGCTGAAAATAGTACTTCCAAAATAAAAGGAATGCATAGCGAAAAGATAGATGGTATCTCGAAAGAATTACAAGAACTGCGCTCCGTTTTACCTCGTATTGACAAAATGAAGTTTGAGTTTGATAATTCTGATTTACATAATGGTAAAATATTGTTCAATGCTATGGGCATTAACTATAGTTATGGCAATCAATTTCTTTGGTTGGAAAATCTGAATATTAAAATTACAAGTGGCGAGCGCATTGCTTTAAAAGGTTTAAATGGTTCCGGTAAAACTACTTTGATAAAGATAATACTTGGGAATTTAGAACCAAAAGTTGGAACAATATTCCGTTCTGACACAAGATCAGTATATATTGATCAAGATTATTTGCTTATTGATAATGAGCTCTTGGTTTATCAGCAAGCACAGCAGTTTAATGGGGCTGAATTACAAGAGCATGAAGTAAAAATGAGACTCAACCGTTTTTTATTTACCAAAGAAGACTGGGATAAGCCTTGCAACGTACTAAGTGGAGGAGAAAAAATGCGTTTAATACTTTGTTGTCTTACGATTAGTAATCAATCACCTGATATTATTATACTTGATGAGCCAACCAATAACTTAGATATTCAAAATATTGAAATACTAACAACGACAATCAATGAATACAAAGGAACGCTTATTGCTATTTCGCATGACGAATATTTTTTGGAACAAATAAATATTGAACGAGCAATTTTGCTATAA
- a CDS encoding FAD-binding oxidoreductase — protein MKNCSVTVILKGSEGYEDAREISNLLLLNDNKLSPDEIAYCESAEDVKCVLEYCQENNKLFRIRSGGHHHEGACTADNVVVIDTSKMNKMIINKTTKTVVIPSGTKLKDVYDELNKYELVIPGGGCDSVAIGGLAQGGGWGPYSRLYGMTCDSLVSAKIVITDGKTGFKIVDVNAENEHKDLFKALKGSGGGNFGVVTSFTFKTQSLVGLKKVSFHIQITNEATSQAILNKWFKNASQATNVITSFARVYPSENTMRLYISGIMIAGKKDNDQAIKKQIATIIDKDFPTEYIKFQQSALSTKSIQNDILNIENFSSIENSISSDVFISDSIKTQERGNSDAPTSTCDLPHPHKISSFFPKKGIDYAALTAAIFQYMNKDHGFGKKLNCYLSLHGMGGKIKDGDNFFYYKDRDFMFQIQAWWSNPYDTDDDKYLTWVEGLRLDLSLKGFTEGCFVNFPDYNCIRKSEKSAKYDPANDNQRIELLIKFYERRYLMDLLKIKQKYDSKNLFLHEMSLKSGFINNLI, from the coding sequence ATGAAAAATTGTTCTGTTACAGTAATTCTCAAAGGTTCAGAAGGTTATGAAGATGCTAGAGAAATTTCGAATCTCTTATTACTAAATGATAATAAGTTAAGTCCCGATGAAATTGCATATTGTGAATCTGCAGAAGATGTCAAATGCGTATTGGAGTATTGTCAAGAAAATAATAAACTATTTAGAATTCGCTCTGGTGGACATCATCATGAAGGAGCTTGCACAGCAGATAATGTAGTAGTCATTGATACTTCGAAAATGAATAAGATGATTATTAATAAAACAACAAAAACGGTAGTAATCCCATCTGGAACTAAACTAAAAGATGTATATGATGAACTTAATAAGTACGAATTAGTAATTCCTGGTGGTGGTTGCGATTCTGTAGCAATTGGAGGTTTGGCACAAGGAGGAGGCTGGGGGCCTTACTCTAGATTATACGGTATGACATGTGATTCATTAGTAAGCGCTAAAATTGTAATAACAGATGGGAAAACGGGGTTTAAAATAGTTGATGTAAACGCAGAAAATGAACACAAGGACTTATTTAAAGCATTAAAAGGCTCAGGAGGAGGAAATTTCGGAGTCGTTACTAGTTTTACTTTTAAAACACAATCATTAGTAGGCTTGAAAAAAGTATCATTTCATATTCAAATCACTAATGAAGCAACATCCCAAGCCATACTAAATAAATGGTTTAAAAATGCTTCACAGGCAACCAATGTGATAACCTCTTTTGCAAGAGTATATCCTAGTGAAAATACTATGCGTTTATATATTTCTGGTATTATGATAGCAGGAAAAAAAGATAATGACCAAGCAATCAAGAAACAAATAGCTACAATTATTGACAAAGACTTCCCAACGGAATATATAAAATTTCAACAAAGTGCACTAAGTACCAAAAGTATTCAAAATGACATATTAAATATTGAAAATTTTTCATCTATTGAAAATAGTATTAGTAGCGATGTATTTATAAGTGATAGTATTAAAACACAAGAAAGAGGAAATTCAGATGCTCCAACATCAACCTGTGATCTTCCCCATCCGCATAAAATAAGTTCCTTTTTTCCTAAAAAGGGGATAGATTACGCAGCTTTAACAGCTGCCATCTTCCAATATATGAACAAGGATCACGGATTCGGAAAAAAACTAAATTGTTATTTAAGCCTTCATGGAATGGGAGGCAAGATTAAGGATGGAGATAACTTTTTTTATTATAAGGATCGAGATTTTATGTTCCAAATTCAAGCTTGGTGGTCAAATCCTTATGATACAGATGATGATAAATACTTAACTTGGGTAGAAGGCTTAAGATTGGACTTGAGTCTTAAGGGATTTACTGAAGGATGCTTTGTCAATTTTCCTGATTACAATTGTATAAGAAAATCTGAAAAATCTGCAAAATATGACCCTGCGAATGATAATCAACGCATTGAACTATTAATTAAATTTTATGAGAGACGTTATTTGATGGATTTATTAAAAATCAAACAAAAATATGATAGTAAAAATCTCTTTTTACATGAGATGAGTTTAAAATCAGGATTTATAAACAATTTAATTTAA
- a CDS encoding Crp/Fnr family transcriptional regulator, with product MNSNNIFDEISKLPLSSRKALEENITLVRFPKGHILLKAGKIESNIYFIKKGIVRAYVNQNDSDVTFWFGKEGETILSMRSYVENQKGYEDIELLEDCDLYELKTANLQRLFEEDIHIANWGRKFAERELIKTEERLISRQFKAASERYNELITNNPDLIKRVQLGHIASYLGITQVSLSRIRAEIK from the coding sequence ATGAATAGTAATAACATTTTTGACGAAATATCTAAACTACCACTGAGCTCTAGAAAAGCTTTGGAAGAAAATATTACTTTGGTTCGCTTTCCAAAGGGACACATTTTATTAAAAGCAGGAAAAATTGAGTCAAATATCTATTTCATAAAAAAAGGAATTGTTAGAGCTTATGTAAATCAAAATGATAGTGATGTTACTTTTTGGTTTGGAAAAGAAGGGGAAACTATTCTTTCTATGCGAAGTTATGTTGAGAACCAAAAAGGTTATGAAGATATCGAGCTTTTAGAAGATTGTGATCTGTATGAATTAAAGACGGCTAATCTGCAACGATTGTTTGAAGAAGACATTCATATTGCAAATTGGGGAAGGAAATTTGCAGAAAGAGAACTTATAAAAACAGAAGAGCGATTAATTTCGAGACAATTTAAAGCTGCTTCAGAAAGATATAATGAGCTAATAACCAATAACCCCGATTTGATTAAAAGAGTACAACTAGGACATATTGCCTCTTATTTAGGGATTACACAAGTAAGTTTAAGCCGAATACGAGCGGAGATAAAATAA
- a CDS encoding DMT family transporter, whose translation MNWILLVIAGLFEVAFASCLGKAKEATGNDVYLWYGGFLASLVISMLLLIKSTQTLPIGTAYAVWTGIGAVGTVLVGIFVFKDPTNFWRLFFIATLVGSIIGLKSVSH comes from the coding sequence ATGAATTGGATTCTTTTGGTTATTGCAGGTTTATTTGAGGTCGCTTTTGCTTCGTGTTTAGGAAAAGCGAAGGAAGCAACAGGAAATGATGTTTATTTATGGTACGGAGGTTTTCTGGCTTCACTAGTTATAAGCATGTTGCTTCTTATTAAGAGCACTCAAACATTACCTATTGGAACTGCTTATGCTGTATGGACAGGAATTGGAGCCGTAGGAACAGTTTTAGTTGGTATTTTTGTGTTTAAAGACCCTACGAACTTTTGGAGATTGTTCTTTATTGCAACCTTGGTAGGCTCTATCATAGGCTTAAAATCAGTGTCACATTAA
- a CDS encoding serine hydrolase domain-containing protein, translating to MKKNLITSLLILSVTICFSQTFNNQRMDSLFQALEKNNKFMGSLAVSQNGKLLYAKAIGYSDIENAKKADIKTKYKIGSISKMFTASLTFKAIEENKLTLNQTLDVYYPQIENSKKITIENLLNHRSGIHNFTNDEYCRSDAFNTKPKSEIEMIEIISKFKSDFEPNSKAEYSNSNYVILSYILEKIYKKPYSAVLDSKIVKPLGLKNTYFGGPIKIQNDEAYSYHFNDKWEKAIETDPSIPMGAGAIVSNPTDLTIFIEQLFKNKIVSEKSLALMKTINQNFGMGMFQFPSAEHKSYGHTGGVDDFRSILTYYPDEKLSVAITSNGVVYSNNSILLCALSSYFNTPFVIPTFKVLNLEPEVLDLYTGQYSSSQIPIKIDITRNENKLFGQATGQAAFPLEATEKTIFKFEQAGVVIEFNVDKKQLILKQGGKEFIFTK from the coding sequence ATGAAAAAAAATCTAATTACCAGTTTGCTTATATTAAGCGTTACAATCTGTTTCTCACAAACATTCAATAATCAAAGAATGGATAGTTTGTTTCAAGCCTTAGAAAAAAACAACAAATTTATGGGGAGCTTGGCGGTTTCTCAAAATGGAAAATTATTATATGCCAAAGCCATAGGTTATTCGGACATTGAAAATGCAAAAAAAGCAGATATCAAAACTAAATACAAAATAGGATCTATTTCCAAAATGTTTACTGCCTCATTGACTTTTAAAGCTATCGAAGAGAATAAACTAACGTTAAATCAAACTCTTGATGTCTATTATCCGCAAATTGAGAATTCAAAGAAAATTACTATTGAGAATTTATTAAATCATAGAAGCGGAATTCATAATTTTACTAATGACGAGTATTGCAGATCTGACGCTTTTAATACAAAACCAAAATCTGAAATAGAAATGATAGAAATTATTTCTAAGTTTAAAAGCGATTTTGAACCTAATAGTAAAGCAGAATACAGCAACTCTAATTATGTGATTTTGAGTTATATTCTTGAGAAAATATACAAAAAACCATATTCAGCAGTTTTAGATTCTAAAATTGTTAAACCATTAGGTTTAAAGAACACCTATTTTGGAGGTCCAATTAAGATTCAAAATGATGAAGCTTATTCTTATCATTTTAATGACAAATGGGAGAAAGCAATAGAAACAGATCCTTCAATACCAATGGGTGCTGGAGCAATTGTATCAAATCCTACTGATCTTACAATTTTCATAGAGCAACTCTTCAAAAATAAGATTGTATCAGAGAAATCTTTAGCTTTAATGAAAACAATAAATCAGAATTTTGGAATGGGAATGTTTCAGTTTCCATCTGCAGAACATAAAAGCTATGGACATACAGGAGGAGTAGATGATTTTAGATCGATTTTGACTTATTATCCTGATGAAAAACTCTCTGTAGCTATTACCTCAAATGGGGTCGTTTACTCTAATAATAGCATACTATTATGTGCGTTAAGCAGCTATTTCAATACACCATTTGTTATACCAACTTTTAAGGTATTAAATTTAGAACCTGAAGTATTGGATTTGTATACAGGACAATATTCAAGTAGTCAAATCCCTATAAAAATTGATATTACCCGTAATGAGAATAAATTATTTGGACAAGCAACAGGTCAAGCAGCATTCCCGTTAGAAGCTACCGAGAAAACTATTTTTAAGTTTGAACAAGCGGGAGTAGTTATTGAGTTTAACGTCGACAAGAAGCAACTGATTTTAAAACAAGGAGGAAAAGAATTTATATTTACAAAATAA